One Gossypium hirsutum isolate 1008001.06 chromosome A08, Gossypium_hirsutum_v2.1, whole genome shotgun sequence genomic window, TCCAAAGCTGCTACGCTCTCCCCTGGGGCGCCACTGGTTGGGAAATGTTGTCAACGCATTGGTCGAAAGTTTCTTCCGACGATGGAGATGGAGAAAGACAAGTAGAACGGCAAGTGGGACAAGAGAAGTGAAAAGACAACCACTGTTGGATGCATTGTACATGGAATCCATGCTTACACTTGCCCAACACTTGAATCCTCTCTCCCTCCACGAATCCAGACAAGCAGGTAGCACATTCAGGCTCTGCTCCTACCAGCTTCATCCCCGTTGAGTAAACCAGTGTTGAAGCTTCAACCATGCGTGCTGCAGCTGTTTCTGGGACTGGCTTTCTCTGCTCTAGCTGTTGTTGGGTTAGGGGAAGTTGGTTGTTGCG contains:
- the LOC107947075 gene encoding RING-H2 finger protein ATL79 gives rise to the protein MRPPPAVHMSPPLSSGEPQMSSTSTSTCRWRPYSNSNGLEANAAIGLVILFCALICSLALKAAIRCFLRGGGHSRNNQLPLTQQQLEQRKPVPETAAARMVEASTLVYSTGMKLVGAEPECATCLSGFVEGERIQVLGKCKHGFHVQCIQQWLSFHFSCPTCRSTCLSPSPSSEETFDQCVDNISQPVAPQGRA